One genomic region from Mytilus trossulus isolate FHL-02 chromosome 9, PNRI_Mtr1.1.1.hap1, whole genome shotgun sequence encodes:
- the LOC134683070 gene encoding lactadherin-like isoform X1, protein MLARLYIYLLAFLSIGYTYASVCVTNGPLGMITGAIQNWQITASSTYPKEWDKKCSEKYARVYLPNKYGWCSKYKSSSEWLKIDLGVAARVTGVMTQGRGDGKEWVTSFKVSYSMDDYNEAYVTDQYENHKVFEGNTDAFSIKHTYLDKPVIARYIKFHTVHWHRHPSMRVEVLGCQLCKEQIGLPPYGKIRASTWAKSRKKSSCQPEDGNILSNKAWCAKKQNEHQWIEIDVGPPTLITGILTKGRADSKKQHWVTRFKITYSNDSQVWYQYKDAHNAEPRPLNTWLWTRYNSSSAQLIPDIYTDDGLLFGGNNDKNTDRTHYINSPFVARYVRFHPLEWHGKISMRVGLLGCPHTGSCGDQFMRVNEDTPCVENLAFKKEAWINSKRHYKRHIRNRITQGHASRAVDGFIDQDVHRCTILDNIYGDNPVWTVDLGHNVDVSGVVIYTWQGFDEKKDTATSEHLNNLDRLVIYVDDKSKGDDDSSVTGNMCGYITKINGALSSDKIHMQCVRPQKGRFVLIEAWGASNSYSRLFSAVLCEVMVYA, encoded by the exons ATGTTAGCAAGGTTATACATATATCTTTTAGCTTTTTTGAGTATTGGATATACTTATGCGAGTG TTTGCGTGACGAATGGCCCCTTGGGCATGATAACGGGTGCAATTCAGAACTGGCAGATAACAGCATCGTCCACGTATCCTAAAGAATGGGATAAGAAATGCAGTGAAAAATATGCACGTGTCTATCTTCCAAACAAATATGGCTGGTGTTCTAAATATAAATCGTCGTCTGAATGGCTGAAGATTGACCTTGGAGTTGCGGCAAGG GTGACTGGTGTGATGACACAGGGTAGAGGTGACGGCAAGGAATGGGTGACGTCTTTTAAAGTTTCGTATAGTATGGACGATTACAACGAGGCGTACGTCACAGACCAGTATGAAAATCACAAG GTTTTTGAGGGTAATACTGATGCATTCTCAATTAAACATACGTACTTAGACAAACCAGTAATAGCACGTTACATCAAATTCCATACAGTCCACTGGCACCGGCATCCGAGTATGAGAGTTGAAGTCCTTGGGTGTCAGC TTTGTAAAGAACAAATAGGACTGCCCCCTTATGGCAAAATCCGAGCTTCAACGTGGGCTAAAAGTAGAAAGAAGAGTTCTTGCCAGCCTGAAGATGGGAATATCCTCAGCAACAAAGCATGGTGCGCAAAGAAACAAAACG AACACCAGTGGATAGAAATAGATGTCGGACCGCCCACCCTTATAACAGGGATTTTAACTAAAGGCAGAGCAGATAGTAAAAAACAACACTGGGTTACCAGATTTAAAATAACTTACAGCAACGACTCCCAAGTCTGGTACCAGTATAAAGATGCCCATAATGCGGAACCCAGG CCTCTGAATACATGGTTATGGACCCGATATAACTCGTCCTCTGCGCAATTAATTCCTGACATTTACACGGATGACGGCCTG ctTTTCGGaggaaataatgataaaaatacagATCGTACACATTACATTAATTCACCTTTCGTAGCAAGATATGTACGTTTCCATCCTTTAGAATGGCATgggaaaatatcaatgagaGTTGGACTTCTAGGCTGTCCACATACAG GTTCTTGTGGCGATCAGTTCATGCGTGTAAACGAAGACACCCCTTGTG ttgaaaATTTAGCATTTAAAAAGGAGGCTTGGATAAACAGCAAGCGTCATTATAAAAGACACATCCGTAACAGAATCACTCAAGGACATGCATCAAGGGCAGTAGACGGATTCATCGACCAGGATGTTCACCGGTGCACCATCTTAGATAATATTTATGGAGATAATCCAGTTTGGACGGTTGATTTAGGACATAATGTTGACGTTTCGGGTGTTGTTATTTATACCTGGCAAGGATTTGATGAGAAAA aaGATACAGCAACAtcagaacatttaaataatttagatagaCTAGTAATATATGTCGACGATAAGTCGAAAGGAGACGATGATTCGAGTGTGACTGGAAATATGTGTGGttacataacaaaaataaatggtgcTTTATCTTCAGACAAAATACACATGCAATGTGTACGACCGCAAAAGGGACGATTTGTATTGATAGAGGCGTGGGGTGCGTCTAATAGTTATAGTAGACTTTTTAGTGCGGTCCTGTGCGAGGTGATGGTATATGCATGA
- the LOC134683070 gene encoding lactadherin-like isoform X2 encodes MLARLYIYLLAFLSIGYTYASVCVTNGPLGMITGAIQNWQITASSTYPKEWDKKCSEKYARVYLPNKYGWCSKYKSSSEWLKIDLGVAARVTGVMTQGRGDGKEWVTSFKVSYSMDDYNEAYVTDQYENHKVFEGNTDAFSIKHTYLDKPVIARYIKFHTVHWHRHPSMRVEVLGCQLCKEQIGLPPYGKIRASTWAKSRKKSSCQPEDGNILSNKAWCAKKQNEHQWIEIDVGPPTLITGILTKGRADSKKQHWVTRFKITYSNDSQVWYQYKDAHNAEPRLFGGNNDKNTDRTHYINSPFVARYVRFHPLEWHGKISMRVGLLGCPHTGSCGDQFMRVNEDTPCVENLAFKKEAWINSKRHYKRHIRNRITQGHASRAVDGFIDQDVHRCTILDNIYGDNPVWTVDLGHNVDVSGVVIYTWQGFDEKKDTATSEHLNNLDRLVIYVDDKSKGDDDSSVTGNMCGYITKINGALSSDKIHMQCVRPQKGRFVLIEAWGASNSYSRLFSAVLCEVMVYA; translated from the exons ATGTTAGCAAGGTTATACATATATCTTTTAGCTTTTTTGAGTATTGGATATACTTATGCGAGTG TTTGCGTGACGAATGGCCCCTTGGGCATGATAACGGGTGCAATTCAGAACTGGCAGATAACAGCATCGTCCACGTATCCTAAAGAATGGGATAAGAAATGCAGTGAAAAATATGCACGTGTCTATCTTCCAAACAAATATGGCTGGTGTTCTAAATATAAATCGTCGTCTGAATGGCTGAAGATTGACCTTGGAGTTGCGGCAAGG GTGACTGGTGTGATGACACAGGGTAGAGGTGACGGCAAGGAATGGGTGACGTCTTTTAAAGTTTCGTATAGTATGGACGATTACAACGAGGCGTACGTCACAGACCAGTATGAAAATCACAAG GTTTTTGAGGGTAATACTGATGCATTCTCAATTAAACATACGTACTTAGACAAACCAGTAATAGCACGTTACATCAAATTCCATACAGTCCACTGGCACCGGCATCCGAGTATGAGAGTTGAAGTCCTTGGGTGTCAGC TTTGTAAAGAACAAATAGGACTGCCCCCTTATGGCAAAATCCGAGCTTCAACGTGGGCTAAAAGTAGAAAGAAGAGTTCTTGCCAGCCTGAAGATGGGAATATCCTCAGCAACAAAGCATGGTGCGCAAAGAAACAAAACG AACACCAGTGGATAGAAATAGATGTCGGACCGCCCACCCTTATAACAGGGATTTTAACTAAAGGCAGAGCAGATAGTAAAAAACAACACTGGGTTACCAGATTTAAAATAACTTACAGCAACGACTCCCAAGTCTGGTACCAGTATAAAGATGCCCATAATGCGGAACCCAGG ctTTTCGGaggaaataatgataaaaatacagATCGTACACATTACATTAATTCACCTTTCGTAGCAAGATATGTACGTTTCCATCCTTTAGAATGGCATgggaaaatatcaatgagaGTTGGACTTCTAGGCTGTCCACATACAG GTTCTTGTGGCGATCAGTTCATGCGTGTAAACGAAGACACCCCTTGTG ttgaaaATTTAGCATTTAAAAAGGAGGCTTGGATAAACAGCAAGCGTCATTATAAAAGACACATCCGTAACAGAATCACTCAAGGACATGCATCAAGGGCAGTAGACGGATTCATCGACCAGGATGTTCACCGGTGCACCATCTTAGATAATATTTATGGAGATAATCCAGTTTGGACGGTTGATTTAGGACATAATGTTGACGTTTCGGGTGTTGTTATTTATACCTGGCAAGGATTTGATGAGAAAA aaGATACAGCAACAtcagaacatttaaataatttagatagaCTAGTAATATATGTCGACGATAAGTCGAAAGGAGACGATGATTCGAGTGTGACTGGAAATATGTGTGGttacataacaaaaataaatggtgcTTTATCTTCAGACAAAATACACATGCAATGTGTACGACCGCAAAAGGGACGATTTGTATTGATAGAGGCGTGGGGTGCGTCTAATAGTTATAGTAGACTTTTTAGTGCGGTCCTGTGCGAGGTGATGGTATATGCATGA